The Desulfovibrio fairfieldensis sequence CCCCCTGGACCAGGACCGCCAGCGGGCATTTCTGCGGCAAATGTTCATCAACTGGGAAACCTTCTGGCAAGTGATCCTGTTTGAGGACGTTACGGCGCTGGCCGGGCGCAGCCCCAGCCTGGACTGGGTCTGCCGCCTGAGTCTCGGCAGGGAGAACGAGGTCCGGCAGGAAGCCAGGGACAATCTGCTGGCCGTGCACCTGGCCCTGGCCAAGGAACGCAAGGAAGGCCGCCTGGACGCCCACAAAAACCAGGTGGACCGCCTCATTTTCGCGGCCATCGCCCAGTGGGCCGAATAGGCGCTCGTGACGACAGCCTCTAACCGCCGGACTTGCCCCCCGGCCTCTCAGCGTTTATCCTGAAGTCCAGGGCCTGCCCCGTTTTTTCCCCATTGCTGCCACGGAGGGACCATATGGCGCGCTGTCTTCTTACACTTTTCCTTCTGCTCTGCTGCGCGGGCGCGGCCCAGGCCGAAAACCGCGTTTTCGCCCAGTTCAGCGCGGACCTGCCGGAAGGCTGGGACGGCCAGGAGCGCACGGCCTTCAGCAGCGGCAGCCAGGACGAATACATGCTGGTGCTGGGCAAACAGGACCAGGAGCAGGAGCGCTTTCTGGCCCAGATCAGCATCTATCTGCTGCCCAACACGCCCAAGGCCACGGCCGAGGACTTCGCCCGCAAGATGACCGAATTGCAGGGCGACGCCTCCGAGCCGCGCAAGGAAGGCCGGTTCTGGACCTTCACCGGCGTGCCCCGCAACCAGACCGTCAAAGGACAGGCCGTCACTATGGTCAATACCACGCCGGAGCGGATTCTGATCATCATCTCCCAGGACCCCGAGCGGATCGGCGCGGACAAGGTTGTGGCCGGACTCAGCGGCGTGACGCCCGAAGCCAAGGCCCTGCTGGGAAGATAGGGACAGCCCGCGACCGAAAACGACCGTGGGCTGTTTGAAACATTACGGGCGTACCCTTTCCACCCTGTCGTAGACGTTCCGCATTCGCAGCACCAGGCTGCACGTCTGCTCAAGAAGGCATCCCAGGCTGGCGATGGCGTCTCCTTTCACGCGCACGTCATGGTGCGTGCTTTTCATTATTTTGACCACGCCCGCCAGCAGCATATAGGTTTGGGCCAGAAGGCCGCGAAAGTCTTCCGCGTGATAGTGTTCCAGCAGCTTGCGCTCATGCTGCACCGCTCCCGGTGAAAAATAATAGCAGCGGGTTTCGCCGGGCGAGTCCGGGCTCGGGCGCGCGGCAGGCGCGCAGCCGCCTTGTCCCGCCGGTTCATATACGGCGAGCAAGGCACGGGCGGCGTTCCGGAACTGTTCGATCCGTTCCGCCAGTTCGGAAGGGCTTTGAGAGGGGGGCGTTGACGATTGGGGCTGTGGAGCGGCGCTCGGGAAATGATGGGACATAAGGCACCTCGTGGGTTTTGCGG is a genomic window containing:
- a CDS encoding ATPase, translating into MSHHFPSAAPQPQSSTPPSQSPSELAERIEQFRNAARALLAVYEPAGQGGCAPAARPSPDSPGETRCYYFSPGAVQHERKLLEHYHAEDFRGLLAQTYMLLAGVVKIMKSTHHDVRVKGDAIASLGCLLEQTCSLVLRMRNVYDRVERVRP